In a single window of the Nakaseomyces glabratus chromosome B, complete sequence genome:
- the RTN1 gene encoding Rtn1p (CAGL0B02585g~Ortholog(s) have role in ER-dependent peroxisome organization, endoplasmic reticulum inheritance, endoplasmic reticulum tubular network maintenance, nuclear pore complex assembly, response to endoplasmic reticulum stress) codes for MDTQKENKCHCDCDLLLWRNPLETGKVFGTTLVALLILKKVNLLTFFLRVGYTILLSTALLEFSTKLVLGQGLVTKYGPKDCPNVVGMIKPVIDNALKQMPVKQAKMRQLVFANSPKQTFKAAVVLYLLHKFFSWFSVWTILFVGDIALFTLPLVYKTYQKEIDAVVAEVLKITRQKTQKYSKVACEKSKPYLEKLGPISKMVESKLNQVNPPTVSSAAPNTTAANIAADIPINENRQYDNTNTMDQGISTAAQMMPNIPEAHPSATKEFDVDHLKDELKQSTQHLQNQFEQNQ; via the coding sequence atgGATACTCAGAAGGAAAATAAGTGTCACTGTGATTGTGACCTACTGCTATGGAGAAACCCATTGGAAACCGGTAAGGTTTTCGGTACCACTTTGGTTGCTTTGttgatcttgaagaagGTCAACCTTTTGACTTTCTTCTTGAGAGTCGGCTACACTATTCTTTTGTCTACTGCTTTGCTAGAGTTCTCTACTAAGCTTGTTCTGGGCCAAGGTCTAGTCACCAAGTATGGTCCAAAGGACTGTCCTAACGTTGTCGGCATGATCAAGCCTGTCATCGACAACGCTTTGAAGCAGATGCCAGTCAAGCAGGCCAAGATGAGACAATTGGTCTTCGCTAACTCTCCAAAGCAGACTTTCAAGGCTGCTGTTGTTCTATACTTGTTGCACAAGTTCTTCTCCTGGTTCTCCGTCTGGACTATCTTGTTCGTCGGTGACATTGCTCTGTTCACTTTGCCATTGGTCTACAAGACTTACCAAAAGGAGATCGATGCTGTCGTTGCCGAGGTCTTGAAGATCACCAGACAAAAGACCCAGAAATACTCTAAGGTCGCTTGCGAGAAGTCTAAGCCATACTTGGAGAAGTTGGGCCCAATCAGCAAGATGGTCGAGTCCAAGTTGAACCAAGTCAACCCACCAACCGTCTCCTCTGCTGCTCCAAACACCACCGCTGCTAACATCGCTGCAGACATCCCAATCAACGAGAACAGACAATACGACAACACCAACACCATGGACCAAGGTATCTCTACCGCTGCTCAAATGATGCCAAACATCCCAGAAGCTCACCCAAGCGCCACCAAGGAATTTGACGTCGACCACTTGAAGGATGAATTGAAGCAAAGCACCCAGCACTTGCAAAACCAATTCGAACAAAACCAATAA
- the PGA3 gene encoding cytochrome-b5 reductase (CAGL0B02519g~Ortholog(s) have cytochrome-b5 reductase activity, acting on NAD(P)H activity, role in chronological cell aging, protein transport, replicative cell aging and endoplasmic reticulum, plasma membrane localization) has protein sequence MNEDPVVYKNILDEPLHGLYIPTALFLVGTAIMTALSGEWRILLALPVLGLLIGARFFAAFKRRRSLYPDKWTSLELEDQTLISRNTAIYRFKLKTPLETIDIPSGHHVQVRVFIDGKEEVRNYNPISTRFEKGHIDLLVKSYKDGKVSKYFASMKPGETVDFRGPVGSLVYKPNTYKNIGMVCGGSGITPALQMLNDIITVPEDLTKLSLIYCNETEKDILLKEELDEMAEKYPHFNVHYIVSQPTGQWEGEVGHISKETMVKHLPHPADDSRLLICGPEGFTQKVFDQAKEIGWKMDYTKTKGDEQVFVF, from the coding sequence ATGAACGAGGACCCAGTTGTTTACAAGAACATATTAGATGAGCCATTACATGGCTTGTATATCCCAACGGCATTGTTTCTGGTCGGTACTGCCATCATGACTGCGCTTTCTGGTGAATGGAGGATCCTGCTGGCCTTGCCAGTGTTGGGTCTCCTAATTGGTGCTAGATTCTTTGCTGCTTTCAAGAGAAGACGCTCTCTATACCCAGACAAGTGGACTTCCTTGGAGCTCGAAGACCAGACATTGATCTCTAGAAACACCGCGATTTACAGATTCAAGTTGAAGACCCCATTAGAAACGATCGACATCCCAAGTGGACACCATGTACAAGTCAGAGTGTTCATTGATGGTAAAGAAGAAGTCAGAAACTACAACCCAATCAGCACGAGATTCGAAAAGGGCCACATTGATTTGCTAGTGAAATCATACAAGGATGGTAAAGTCTCTAAATATTTTGCCTCTATGAAACCTGGTGAAACTGTTGACTTCCGTGGCCCTGTTGGCTCTTTGGTGTACAAGCCAAACACTTACAAGAACATCGGTATGGTATGCGGTGGATCAGGTATCACGCCTGCTTTGCAGATGCTAAACGATATTATAACGGTTCCAGAAGATCTGACTAAGCTATCGCTAATATACTGCaatgaaactgaaaagGACATTTTGCTGAAAGAAGAATTGGATGAGATGGCTGAAAAGTACCCCCACTTCAACGTTCACTACATTGTCTCTCAACCAACCGGCCAATGGGAAGGTGAAGTCGGTCATATTTCTAAAGAAACAATGGTAAAACATTTACCACACCCGGCCGATGACAGCAGACTGCTGATTTGTGGTCCTGAAGGATTCACTCAGAAGGTTTTTGACCAAGCTAAGGAAATAGGCTGGAAGATGGACTACACGAAGACTAAAGGTGATGAACAAGTTTTTGTGTTCTAA
- the RSC9 gene encoding Rsc9p (CAGL0B02541g~Ortholog(s) have DNA translocase activity), translated as MFHNTGMNYEVQQLREGSVNGLENDAPMEGFRHISAIPIRVSREQSSGMHVESQHNNNTTMSVDPKTYSLANLNIFQNIPKETARGVDDLSRMRMSLLSGIPEEIKWALKKYLAYSNKAPYMINLQKSKELLPLFNRFIEQLVDLINKFNEPLIDGASAMEKLQAGLNCLLILRNLAQDQDSVQALIRYEPIKKFLLFVLQKYASLADYDPKWTVYESNTSYLNEIIHYSLDLIEAMSSYMAPAMKGDPYFLALLKVLGYTKDRSMVISILRSLSRLLVRSKADEESVVDNINPDTLTQIVCFLLIECDEELVIASLDFLYQYILPGNQRIKELFSDPKRFSIFISIIPKLLTYNVKLPQYETLKHTEVKLIKRLRPPAPEEVPDVDEELFNQLLSMSEPLRSTTWLRCCFESMDDAEFTQIALWRAYESRFGPKLRESSRKLLPAVEFIKNVSNSFRNASAMVVTEPETGKKRFIIKGIQPRHKAISIRESAELLRQQHLNTSKFLFKDGDNIVPAKQENLPSITFTDDLSDVSKVAASFLCLVSNDNEGPGTKFCQTIKPVLLHELADVPPLNAVLSEYMDNVLLM; from the coding sequence ATGTTTCATAATACTGGTATGAACTATGAAGTACAGCAGTTGCGTGAAGGTAGCGTGAACGGGCTGGAGAATGATGCCCCAATGGAAGGTTTCAGACACATCAGCGCGATTCCCATACGTGTCAGTCGAGAGCAGTCAAGCGGTATGCATGTTGAATCGCAGCACAACAACAACACGACTATGAGTGTGGATCCCAAGACGTACTCGCTGGCTAACTTGAACATCTTCCAAAACATCCCAAAGGAGACTGCCAGAGGTGTTGATGATCTCAGCCGGATGCGTATGTCCCTCCTAAGTGGTATCCCAGAAGAGATTAAATGGgcattgaagaaatatcTGGCATACAGTAACAAAGCTCCATACATGATCAACTTACAGAAATCCAAGGAACTTCTGCCTCTATTCAACCGTTTCATTGAGCAGCTAGTTGATTTGATAAACAAATTTAATGAACCTTTGATAGACGGTGCGTCAGCTATGGAGAAACTACAGGCAGGTTTAAATTGTCTTTTGATCCTAAGAAACTTGGCCCAGGACCAGGACTCTGTACAAGCATTGATTAGATATGAACCAATAAAGAAATTCTTGCTATTCGTGTTGCAGAAATATGCTTCATTGGCAGATTATGATCCAAAATGGACCGTCTATGAGTCTAACACCTCTTATCTGAACGAAATAATACACTACTCTCTGGATCTGATTGAAGCGATGTCCTCCTACATGGCTCCTGCTATGAAAGGTGATCCTTACTTCCTAGCGTTATTAAAAGTTTTGGGTTACACTAAGGATAGATCAATGGTGATATCGATATTAAGGTCACTCTCTAGACTACTTGTTAGATCTAAGGCAGATGAAGAAAGCGTTGTGGATAACATTAATCCAGATACGTTAACACAAATTGTCTGTTTCTTATTGATCGAATGTGATGAGGAACTTGTCATCGCTTCGTTAGACTTCTTGTATCAATATATCCTTCCAGGAAACCAAAGAATAAAAGAACTTTTCTCCGATCCAAAAAgattttccatttttatATCTATCATACCAAAACTGTTAACTTATAATGTCAAATTACCGCAATACGAAACTCTAAAGCATACAGAAGtcaaattaataaaacGTTTAAGACCTCCGGCACCAGAAGAAGTGCCGGATGTTGATGAGGAGTTATTCAACCAACTACTTTCGATGAGTGAGCCATTGAGATCGACTACCTGGCTAAGATGTTGTTTTGAATCAATGGATGATGCAGAATTTACTCAAATTGCGCTTTGGAGGGCATATGAATCCAGATTTGGACCAAAACTGCGTGAAAGTTCGAGGAAACTTTTACCGGCTGTtgaatttataaaaaatgtCTCGAATTCCTTTAGAAATGCATCAGCAATGGTGGTTACAGAGCCAGAAACtggaaagaaaagattCATCATAAAGGGAATACAGCCAAGACACAAGGCCATCAGTATTAGAGAATCTGCAGAATTGCTAAGGCAACAACACTTGAATACTTCTAAATTCCTATTCAAAGATGGAGATAATATTGTACCAGCCAAACAAGAAAACCTTCCTTCAATCACATTTACAGACGATTTATCTGACGTATCAAAGGTAGCAGCTTCGTTCTTGTGCCTGGTTTCTAACGATAATGAGGGGCCAGGTACTAAATTTTGTCAGACAATTAAGCCAGTTCTTCTCCATGAACTTGCAGATGTTCCACCTTTGAATGCAGTACTTTCTGAATACATGGATAATGTATTGTTAATGTAA
- the TUB3 gene encoding alpha-tubulin TUB3 (CAGL0B02497g~Ortholog(s) have structural constituent of cytoskeleton activity and role in microtubule polymerization, nuclear division, nuclear migration by microtubule mediated pushing forces) translates to MREVISINVGQAGCQIGNACWELYSLEHGIRPDGYLEEGLTKPKGGEEGFSTFFHETGAGKYVPRAIYVDLEPNVIDEVRTGPYKDLFHPEQLINGKEDAANNYARGHYTVGRDLLDDILERIGKIADQCDGLQGFLFTHSLGGGTGSGLGSLLLEQLSIEYGKKSKLEFAVYPAPQLSTSVVEPYNTVLTTHTTLEHADCTFMVDNEAIYDMCKKNLGITRPSFSNLNNLVAQVVSSVTASLRFDGSLNVDLNEFQTNLVPYPRIHFPLVSYAPILSKSKAYHESNSVPEITNACFEPGNQMVKCDPRTGKYMATCLLYRGDVVTRDVQQTVAQLKNKKTIQMVDWCPTGFKIGICYEPPTATPNSQLSAVKRAVCMLSNTTAIADAWKRIDRKFDLMYSKRAFVHWYVGEGMEEGEFTEAREDLAALERDYIEVGADSYGDEEF, encoded by the coding sequence ATGAGAGAGGTTATCAGTATCAATGTTGGGCAGGCCGGTTGCCAGATCGGTAACGCCTGCTGGGAGTTGTACTCCCTGGAGCACGGGATCAGGCCAGATGGGTACTTGGAAGAAGGGCTGACGAAGCCTAAAGGTGGCGAGGAAGGGTTCTCTACGTTTTTCCACGAGACTGGCGCCGGGAAGTACGTTCCCAGGGCCATATACGTGGACCTGGAGCCCAATGTGATCGATGAGGTGCGCACGGGCCCATACAAGGACCTGTTCCACCCGGAGCAGCTGATCAACGGTAAGGAGGATGCCGCCAACAACTACGCGCGTGGCCACTACACGGTCGGCAGAGACCTGCTGGACGATATCCTGGAGAGGATCGGCAAGATCGCGGACCAGTGTGACGGGCTCCAGGGCTTTTTGTTCACGCACTCGCTGGGTGGTGGTACGGGTTCCGGTCTGGGCTCTTTGCTGTTGGAGCAGTTGTCCATAGAGTACGGTAAGAAGTCCAAGCTGGAGTTCGCCGTGTACCCAGCTCCCCAGCTGTCCACCTCCGTCGTGGAGCCATACAACACCGTCTTGACTACACACACCACACTGGAACACGCAGACTGTACCTTCATGGTCGACAACGAAGCCATCTACGACATGTGCAAGAAGAACCTGGGCATCACCAGACCCAGCTTCTCGAACCTGAATAACTTGGTCGCCCAGGTGGTGTCCTCCGTGACCGCATCCTTGAGATTCGACGGTTCTTTGAACGTAGACTTGAACGAGTTCCAGACTAACCTGGTCCCATACCCAAGAATCCACTTCCCACTGGTCTCCTACGCGCCAATCCTATCCAAGAGCAAAGCCTACCACGAATCGAACTCCGTGCCGGAGATCACCAACGCTTGCTTCGAACCAGGCAACCAGATGGTCAAGTGTGACCCAAGAACAGGTAAATATATGGCCACATGCCTACTGTACAGAGGTGATGTGGTAACAAGAGATGTCCAACAAACAGTGGCTCAActaaagaacaagaagactATCCAAATGGTGGACTGGTGCCCAACCGGTTTCAAGATCGGTATCTGCTACGAACCACCAACAGCTACTCCAAACTCCCAATTGTCCGCTGTCAAGAGAGCAGTGTGTATGCTGTCGAATACCACCGCCATTGCTGACGCTTGGAAGAGAATAGATAGAAAATTCGACCTGATGTACTCTAAGCGTGCTTTTGTACACTGGTACGTCGGTGAAGGTATGGAAGAAGGTGAGTTCACAGAAGCTAGAGAAGACCTTGCAGCACTAGAGAGAGACTACATTGAAGTCGGCGCCGACTCCTACGGTGACGAAGAATTCTAA
- the MSC1 gene encoding double-strand break repair enhancer MSC1 (CAGL0B02563g~Expressed protein of unknown function) — MKLVGVYATTLAVLVSVDALGSSDGAIANIRNKFTKRDLSEYVNDYSDDLARSFSKSKDELIKELEEKWESAKDATGYNNQGWWNTWGSDQYQFPWLGGVDSAKSKAKKKSSELKNWFFDSWSQDSLMKFLAKYDLPHEANQSKDQLIKTIKDNFDTISKKLEVSGYYPSSSYFDDWSNKDLQDWLDHYKIKYDQTTDKRDQLMSLVKKNIYKVSEDVDNKRLDLLNQLDLAKLDLFDKAGEIKGTVFDTWNSDQIENWLKSHGVSVKENAKDQADYLKNLASTHANLLKDDVEWYTQEMQDTATPYLKKSADTALQYSKSSFWNLFSFFKRKTGETVDAVSQYGMDTWDSAKLKAYLDSYRVKYAKDATEQQLRDLAVSTKNKWFKSLPKEYTDDFVSWLKTKKNNIAGQGSDTYDYIVNELTNVQKGAANMKDDVANKFMDSFQGWSTDDLTQYLKKVGVNVKQGMYSQDELVAMARENTQWLFGKIQPEPWYKRAARRVSDTASMVYNGVLH, encoded by the coding sequence ATGAAACTAGTTGGAGTTTATGCTACAACGTTAGCAGTGCTGGTCTCTGTTGATGCTTTGGGCAGCTCAGATGGAGCCATCGCCAATATTAGAAACAAGTTCACCAAGCGTGACTTGTCAGAGTATGTCAACGATTACTCTGATGACCTAGCTCGCAGTTTCTCCAAGAGCAAAGATGAGTTGATCAAGGAACTTGAAGAGAAGTGGGAGTCTGCCAAGGATGCCACTGGCTACAACAACCAAGGGTGGTGGAACACCTGGGGCAGTGACCAGTACCAATTCCCATGGCTAGGCGGTGTCGATTCCGCTAAATCTAAGGCCAAGAAGAAGTCTTCCGAATTGAAGAACTGGTTCTTTGACTCCTGGTCTCAGGACTCGCTAATGAAGTTCTTGGCCAAGTACGACTTGCCCCACGAGGCCAACCAATCTAAGGACCAATTGATCAAGACTATCAAGGACAACTTTGACACCATCTCAAAGAAATTGGAAGTCTCTGGTTACTATCCATCCTCCTCATACTTCGATGACTGGTCTAACAAGGATCTACAGGACTGGCTAGACCACTACAAGATCAAGTATGATCAGACCACGGACAAAAGGGACCAATTGATGAGCCTAGTTAAGAAGAATATCTACAAAGTCTCTGAGGATGTGGACAACAAGCGCCTTGACCTTTTGAACCAACTCGACCTTGCTAAGCTGGACTTATTTGACAAGGCAGGTGAGATCAAGGGCACTGTGTTCGACACCTGGAACTCCGACCAAATTGAGAACTGGCTGAAGAGCCACGGTGTCTCAGTCAAGGAGAACGCCAAGGATCAAGCCGACtacttgaagaacttggCCTCAACGCATGCCAACTTGTTGAAGGATGATGTCGAGTGGTACACCCAGGAGATGCAGGACACTGCTACACCatacttgaagaagtcTGCTGACACTGCATTGCAATACTCCAAGAGTAGTTTCTGGAATTTGTtctcattcttcaagaGGAAGACTGGCGAGACCGTTGATGCTGTGAGCCAATATGGTATGGACACTTGGGACAGTGCCAAATTGAAGGCGTACCTGGACAGCTACAGAGTGAAGTATGCCAAGGATGCCACTGAGCAACAACTGCGTGACTTGGCTGTATCCACCAAGAACAAGTGGTTCAAGAGCCTACCAAAGGAATACACTGACGACTTTGTTAGCTGGTTAAAGaccaagaagaacaacatCGCCGGCCAAGGCTCCGACACATACGACTACATTGTCAACGAGTTGACCAACGTGCAGAAGGGTGCTGCCAACATGAAGGACGACGTCGCCAACAAGTTCATGGACTCCTTCCAAGGCTGGTCCACGGACGACTTGACTCAgtacttgaagaaagttgGTGTGAACGTCAAGCAAGGCATGTACAGCCAGGACGAGCTCGTTGCCATGGCCCGCGAGAACACCCAGTGGCTGTTCGGCAAGATCCAACCTGAACCATGGTACAAGAGAGCCGCACGCAGAGTCTCCGACACGGCCTCCATGGTATACAATGGTGTGCTACATTAA